Genomic segment of Verrucomicrobiota bacterium:
GTCTGGAGCAATTGATCGAATCGGTTGCGCGCCGCATCCAGGCGATGGATTCCCAAACTTCTCCATGAAAATCAAAAAGATCCAATCGCTGGTTTGCCATGCCCGCATGCGCAACTGGGTGTTCGTCAAAGTCGTCACCGATCAGCCGGGGCTGGTGGGGTGGGGTGAAGCCACGCTCGAATGGCATACGCGCGGTATCGTGGGCGCGATCGAAGACCTCTCTCATTTGCTCGTCGGGCAGGATCCCACGCGGCCCGAGCATCTCTGGCAGGTGATGTACCGCCAGCACTTTTGGCACGGTCACGGCATCGAACGCGCCACCGCCATCGCCGGCATCGACTTGGCCTTGTGGGACATCGTCGGTAAAGTAGCCGGATTGCCGCTTTCGAAAGTCTTCGGCGGACCCGTCCGCGATTTTGTCCGGACCTACTGCCACTTGGGCGGGGGCAAGCTGGAGGATTTTTATCAAACGCCGGTGGACAACGCGAAGCGCTTTGCGGATCTGGCGCGGGCGGCGGTGGCGGATGGTTTTACGGCGTTCAAGAGCATGGCGGTGCCGAGCACGATGCCACTGGAGGGGCTGCGTCCGGTCCGAGCCGCCGAGGCGTGTGTCGCGGCCATGCGCGAGGCGGTGGGGGAAACCATCGACATCATGGTGGATTGCCACGCCCGGCCCTCGCCGGCGATGGGATTGAAATTCGGCAAAGCCCTTGATCCGTACGGGCTCTATTTCTTTGAA
This window contains:
- a CDS encoding D-galactonate dehydratase — protein: MKIKKIQSLVCHARMRNWVFVKVVTDQPGLVGWGEATLEWHTRGIVGAIEDLSHLLVGQDPTRPEHLWQVMYRQHFWHGHGIERATAIAGIDLALWDIVGKVAGLPLSKVFGGPVRDFVRTYCHLGGGKLEDFYQTPVDNAKRFADLARAAVADGFTAFKSMAVPSTMPLEGLRPVRAAEACVAAMREAVGETIDIMVDCHARPSPAMGLKFGKALDPYGLYFFEEPCWPECVDGLARINSALTTPVATGERVTHLEAFRQLFDARACEVCQLDITHCGGFTAARRVAALADSHRISLAPHNPQGPVSTAASLEFGFSQPGYIICETVHNDVPWRQDVVEEGFVVEPRGRIVRPNTRPGLGISINEKEVKKHPFQEEMVQRVFYPDGSAGDW